In Caldalkalibacillus thermarum, one DNA window encodes the following:
- a CDS encoding YaaR family protein translates to MRIQDKLNVHAGHPKPEQQFRPQASFNRVLNKAEARVQRETLAGLWQKIESAGEQLAERRTLAHLLQYKRLVKQFLEEAVRGGLKWMEREGRDARGRLKVYHLIEQVDQHLLELTDELLATEEGRLKLLAVIGEIQGLLVELYG, encoded by the coding sequence GTGCGAATACAAGACAAGTTAAATGTCCATGCCGGCCATCCCAAACCGGAACAGCAATTTCGTCCCCAAGCTTCCTTTAACCGGGTGCTGAACAAGGCAGAAGCCCGGGTTCAGCGGGAGACGCTGGCTGGTTTATGGCAAAAAATTGAATCAGCAGGGGAACAATTGGCCGAACGGCGCACGCTGGCCCATCTGCTTCAGTATAAGCGGCTGGTCAAACAGTTTTTAGAGGAAGCGGTCAGGGGCGGGTTGAAATGGATGGAGCGGGAAGGACGTGATGCCCGCGGCCGCCTGAAGGTGTACCACCTGATTGAGCAAGTGGATCAACACCTGTTAGAGCTGACCGATGAACTTTTGGCCACGGAAGAGGGACGGCTGAAACTGTTGGCCGTCATTGGCGAGATCCAAGGACTCCTGGTTGAGCTGTATGGTTAA